DNA sequence from the Carassius carassius chromosome 6, fCarCar2.1, whole genome shotgun sequence genome:
TAAACAACACATTTATAAGCATCCATACAGTTTATCATGCGTTCATGGAAGTGGAtgctaatgtttaaaaatatcagtaaaaaaaaaaaaacttaatgcatCTCCAAATGCAATTTAATTAATGATAAAAGTTGAGGATGGAGATAAAACTGATGTCATGGAAGTTATAGTtatataaaaagataaatatatattatacaaaaatacTGGCATGTGGTTCTCTGAGACATTACCTGGTTTCCAAAAAGTGTCTCCATTATGCAAGTAAATGATGTCTATACTGATCGATCTTTCCTAAAGGTCTGGGGCCAGTCGGGCAGCTTCTCACTTGGGTCACATTTCAGATGATTTAACATATTTTCATGAATTGACTTATGCTTAGTAACTGGCAGGACAGATCAGGACtatcacacacatgcattattattattattattattattcattttttgcaGACTCTAGTACCATATttgcttgattgattgattgattgaatgacattttcatgttttcttaAGAAGGCTGTATGCCAAAAATGTGCactgaatgaattaaaaaaacgtGACCAATTTGGATTGTTCTTCATATTTACAATGAATTGTTTATTGATCCCAAcatcgacccccccccccccccgatatttattcatatttcaaatatataaatataaatattttatgaatatttattaagtataacattattaattaaaatctacttaaatttatgaaataatatgGAATGAAATGGTTTTTGAATAACATTATGCTGCAAGTCAGCAGTGCAATATGAAGTGACCAAACTAGATTTCATTCTAACCAATTGaatcttaaaataaatcttaaCTTAAACCTTAACTCGAAGCAAATATCAGAATTTTACTAAGCTACTGTTTATGTCTGTGGTACTGGTATCGCACAAAATAACTACTCTGTACTCTGTACCActtaaaagtttaatgttaatGCACAGAAACAATTTATGAAGACACATACCACACCAACAGAGGTGAAGGCAGCAACCATGTTGATCAGAGTTGGGATCATGTCAAATTTTCCCGCCTTTGAAGAGAAGATGTCATGAGCAATTACAAACACACTTGCACAGAAGTGTGAAActcaaaaatacacaaacatgttGATGAACTATTTTTGATAACCTTACATCTCCATTAACCAGCACATCAAATCTGATGACGTAGGCTTTCAGCAGAGTGCGATACTCGGTTCCGTTCTCTGTTTTAAAATACTTAGCATACCTAAGAACAAAGATTTATAATTGTTAGCAAATGAGGATTTCAATAAGGATTATCCGATTCCAACCTGTCAGCCTTTTTGTAATAGTTTCCAGTATGTGGCGACTATAAAAGTTTGGCATGCAATAAATTTGAACGTCAATATTTAGCTTTGTGATAAATATGTGAATGAAGTCATTAGATCATTAGAAGCCCTGAAGATTCAACTTTTAAGGTGGAAAGAAAAGCTTCCAGAACCTGAAGTTGTATCCTGGAGACACACGGGTCTTCTCTGACATGGCGTCCAGGCGAGTGAAGGAGTAGGCTGGCTTACACTCATCATCTGCCTTGTCTAAATCACACACCCATGCTATTTTTATCCCTATCACTCccccctgagagagagagagaaagagacagagacagagagagagagagaacttacACAAATCCAATTTGACATTGCACTTAAGGAGAAATGAAGATAATGCAAGTTTTTCAAATACAACACCTACcagattattttataaaacagttattatttaatacaatatgtatttctttgtcttcttttaaactaTTTCTGTTATAACATTATGAACTAACTGGCCAAATTACTTGTAAAGCATATGTTTATTAAACTTATAGAACTGTTGCATAGAAGCAATTGTATGATATTTCTTACATATGATTACAGTAAGAAAGCAAGGGAgaaatgaagcaaaaaaataatataacaaatctaaaaataattaaatgaacactCACTTTTTTAGCAAGATTTGTAAAGTTCTGTTGTGCAAATCGGATCACATCTCCCACTTTGAATATTGGACAATACATGTTACTCTCAAAGTCAAAATTACACTTCTTTATGTAGGATGTATTGATGTTAGACAAGAAATTTCCCCTGAAAGGAAaagagaaatattttatttaaaaagtaaacaaacatcAGAAACAGATATTAGTATGATGcaacaatttgtctttgtgtttggTTGCCATTACTTTGTGAAGTTAAAACGTGGGAAGCGAATGCTGTTCTTGATGAAGATGGTAAAGTCCTCCACCTCCATCATGGGGTCTCTGAGTAAGAAAAAACTTCCTCAGTCCTTTTACTCAACCATTCACACATctattcatttgttcatttacaACTGGACTCACGGCTGAACATCATCAACCTCTGCAGGACACCATCCTTTGATCTCACAGGTGTTGTGGGTAACGTTGAAGTTTACACATCGTCCTGTAAGCAACCCTTGagaaaaatacaatggaaaagaacataacatatatataacaggGCTGCCCAAActtgttcctggagggccacagtccagGTGACaatgggatttttttatttttttggtgagaAAATTCCAGatttaatttagtatttagtgttgagattaaaaaaatatttagacagGTTGTGAACCTTGtttcattttctgtaaaaaaataaaataaaataaatcctctaCAGTCTAGATGGTCCCACACAGCTACTAAAAATTTCCAAGCAAGTAtattggagctggttggagctaaacactATAGGATGTTAGCCcttcaggagcaggattggacacccctgcccTGATATAGACCTTAATGTGATGATTTGGAGCTGTGCACAAATAGACCATTAAGGGGGTTGAATTCTACTTGACTATTTCAGGATCACAAAACAATCCACAATGAAATGCCAAGATTAAATCCAACCAATTCACAAGTTTATTTAATTCTGTTATtgtggtaaaataataattatttgctccttcaaaaaaatcataaaatctacgaagaaaaaagaaaatcttaccaTTGCTAGATGGTTTTGACATCCGCTTCTTACAAGTAGTGTCATTCGTACATATGTATGTCCCGTCAGTCTGAAGAGTTACATGTACAAACACGTGAACACTCACAGAGGCAGGAATCTATCAAATTTGTGTACATTCATCTTGACAGATTTCAGTGTCCTCACTCACTTCTGGACAGTATCCTGGAACTTGATTTTCTGTTGTGATGAACTTAGTGATGATGCAGAACACTGATgccccctgacacacacacacacacacacacacacacacacacacactacttaggctacataaaaaaacatacaataaaataaagaagAATAGTAGAAAGAATAGTAGAAAGTACTTGCTGTGTTTATGAACAGATATTCCAAATTATTACacagctctgtggaatacttgattctgattggccagtCGCAACATTCGGTAAAACAATCGGTAAAAGCGAATAacaggctcatccgggtaacagCAGTCGGCACCTTACtattttttcttggtggaagcttttcttttgtttagctaataaaatattaaaactctaaGAACTAATAaactggtaagattttaaaacatttaatcttaaatctaaagtattttgtggtgaaatgttgtgtaataagtggtTCGACTGCACCATTTCCCTTAAATGTCCATCTTGCTCGCAACTGCTGTCTTCACGGAAGCTTTGCGTTCAAATCAATATTTCGTGTCGAATTATTTACTCATGTGGCAAGTAGctgtgtaataagcgggataatacattatcccttacttagaACATCCTCAAATGTCCCCAAAGGGAgatattgttatatttaattatcttttcatgacaattctgtcatcaagCAATGTGATATGTTCTATAAACAAACATAGACTAACATTTACACACACTTAATACATATTGAttacaaaagtatatatatatatatatatatatatatatatatatatattataaagtataaaaaaaattaataataaaataaatagtgtaggcattaaatatataaatatatatatgtatacatatttatatatatgtatatgtatgtatatatatatatatatatatatatatatatatatatatatatatatatatatacatatatatatatcatctaaaTATTGTAAAACTGCTTGAAATTTACTTGAGTAGGTGTGACATAATCGGCTACATCCATGATCCGTTTGTTAAACTCTCCAAACCCCTTCACTTTAGTCATGACAGATGACTCGATAGCTGTGTCTCTCACTTGATATGCTTTCTCATACAAAAACACCCAGCTAAGGGAAGGTGGAAatagagagagggagggggaaaAAGATACACAGAGCGATTAAATGgctttcttttttactttctttaatgTAAAACACTCACAAATATGACaaaatacttaatttaaataaataaatatgtagccTATGCTTTTATTACTAAGAACAAAAAGATAATTCCTATAATTATACAATTGTCTCTTAATGTACTTTACATCATTTATGTTATTGAAGACTAAAAACCAAGCCATTTAATTGTCCCGTAATGATTAATCTAATTCACTACAATATATTTCTctttacaatgtttttaaatgtaaacccgtttcattagattttttatttgtttaggcACAATTTTAAATCTATCAAATACTGACACTATAAAAACAAACTCACCCAATGAAGTATGTGATGATGAGGAGTTGGACGACACGGTTTATGATGCCAATAGTCCAGCTCTTTACCACCACGGACTTGGTCGTCTCATAGGTAAAGAAATCTGTTATGCAGTTCGCCATTTTTTCAGAACACTGCTGCATTCAGAAAAAAATTAGATTCTGggtgtattaatgtatttatgtgaaaGACTAGTTAGAAATATAGTGTAGATGGTTCAGATATATCCGTCCAAATGCTTGATCCTGTGTTTTTATAATCTAAAACCTATGGATTGTCAATAAAAGTCCAAAAAGCTCTTCAATAATCTTCCTTATTTGTTTACCTGATAAAAAGTCTCCACGTCTTGAGAGAAGATGCTTTCATAAAAGACCCCTTCTCTCTCCCTTCTAGTCCCTCCCCTTCTCCTCCCTCTTTCTTCATTCTTCCTCCTTCAGTTATTCTGTCATTTCCTCACATATCAAATTTACACGATACACTCTTAGCAGATGCTTTCTAACCCAGTAACATATAAAAGTgctaaaaacaaattacaaaatcaaaaccaaacaaaaatcacAAATCAAAGTTATGCCTTAGTCCCTAAAGAATGTTCCTAATGCCTCTGTACTGTAACATCCATATAGTATCCATAAAAAAACAACCGAATCAGATGCAGGGTTTTAGCAGTGCAGGAATATGCTAGATGTTCAGTGTGTGAGAGGTCTGGAGTAGGTGAATCTTGGCTAGTGTCATGCACATTATATCATGACCATCGTGACAGCCCCATGCACATGAAAAAATCTCTTTAAGCTCAATTAGCGTGACATTAAAGATTTTAAGCAGATTACTTTTCCCATGATGGAATTTTAAAAATAAGTGTATTTCTTAATTAAAGACATCAAGCAGATATATCAACTTCAATGGAGGATGTTTAAAACATATCAAGGtcatatatctctctctctctctctatatatatatatatatatatatgagagagagaaaaagacctTCTAACACTGATACATCAAGCTGTTCTTTTACAAAGAGCTGGACGAGAGTGTCACTAACTCTAATTCCAATTATGCAGATGGAAAAAAAACCCATTAGGATGCATCCCACAACAAGCACTAACACATCACACACTTTAACCACAATTGAGAGGTAACATTTCTTGACATGGCTAAGAGAGCAACCATTAACCTGTGGTTACCTCACTCTATAAGTACAATACATCTGGGAGTCGCTtccccgaaaaaaaaaaaaaacacacacgaTGTAGGAGTAAAACATGATAGAGGACCAAATCAAATGAGAGAGTAAGCTCAAGTACTGCTGGAGTATTTGAAGATGTCTATCAGTCTAGGATAATGTTGAGTGTTAGATGTCTCATGATGATTTGATTGTCTTGAAACAGGATCTTGATATTAAGGGAGGGTACAGAGTGAAAAagggggagagagaaagagataggaGAGAGTGGGGAAATGGATGGGACTCAATACAAATTGGTGAATAAAGTCATCAATGCACCAAATGATATAATGAGCAAAGTGGTTTGAGAACCATGATTGAGAGAGAGACAAAATGCACAGAAATGTAACCGATACGAATAGCGAGAGTGACGCAAAATAGGCAGTATGTGGAAATGAGAGCAGCAGGGAAGAGGAGGGGAGCGATGCAGAAATTAATGTTAAATGCATAtaccagaaaaaataaaataaaattagaaataaacaaactggaaaaatgaacacaaaagaaaGTAATAGAGTCCAAAGAAATATTTAATAGAATGCTTAaacagcattgataataataatggtgGTCCTGAGGTGAGGAATAGCCTACATCATAAGGGATAACAATTTTACTTATTTAGCTATTTTAACATAAAGGCATTAAAGAAATTGGTTCCACTTTTAATATTCCTCTACAAAGAACATTGACGCCATAACGGGTGAAGTTAAGGATTATATCAAGGGCCCGACAAGGGAGAGGGGTCCCAAATGTGATTTCTACCGAGGGGGACACCCCCCAGAAACCATAGGATAGCCAAAagaaccaaaaaacaaaaccaaaagagTTATTCAGTCTAATGAGAAAGGTGTAATAATCAGGGGTGTAAAAAGTCTTCAAAATTTAAACTCATTTAGAAGTACAAGTATCTAGCCAAAAGTATACTTGTTGAGCCATATTCTCAATGCAAAGTGTAACGgcttaaaattaaataacataacatGTTTTGTCAGACtgactgtaaaacaaaaaatttggaacacaaaaaaatcctttacaccctcatgccattccatgTGTGACTGATTATCTTCAGATAAAGAGATTTAGGGGAAAGAAAATCTCTGTGCAAATAATACAAGTGTACAGGATGTCTATTGGGATATTGCTTAAAAAACTACACAATTACAGTGAAGACAAGAGTGAAGACAAGGCAACTCAAACAACA
Encoded proteins:
- the LOC132141968 gene encoding P2X purinoceptor 3-like; its protein translation is MQQCSEKMANCITDFFTYETTKSVVVKSWTIGIINRVVQLLIITYFIGWVFLYEKAYQVRDTAIESSVMTKVKGFGEFNKRIMDVADYVTPTQGASVFCIITKFITTENQVPGYCPETDGTYICTNDTTCKKRMSKPSSNGLLTGRCVNFNVTHNTCEIKGWCPAEVDDVQPDPMMEVEDFTIFIKNSIRFPRFNFTKGNFLSNINTSYIKKCNFDFESNMYCPIFKVGDVIRFAQQNFTNLAKKGGVIGIKIAWVCDLDKADDECKPAYSFTRLDAMSEKTRVSPGYNFRYAKYFKTENGTEYRTLLKAYVIRFDVLVNGDAGKFDMIPTLINMVAAFTSVGVGTVLCDIILLNFLKGADQYKAKKFEEVSDSNIKSNISLYRTRDQSQNSIKTEDKFFKDSGAFSIDRYS